In a single window of the Polyodon spathula isolate WHYD16114869_AA chromosome 60, ASM1765450v1, whole genome shotgun sequence genome:
- the LOC121307885 gene encoding uncharacterized protein LOC121307885 → MGRMDFKLLLGVALMCVLLPLDVMAQAPPGTFVNECRDRHFWMKTERSFLVGGNFRFDILANDGIHSLDDRYAASCGFTYSFNILGDLIFRASFLACHVSSKNDAEFSLMFRLARIDQFGRETYYPFSMSCSTTKPWNPREIVCEENYMEISVRRNVPEIAQEGLDTEDWPAAVPAALEALMSVWKVVFHKTGQPANSMDASLAQSLGYSINSTSTRILFRSPFNMPESELLMVNGIQVEAIRATVFYKQRWMVLLVDTSAACTKNNGTFDGMNLAWVSPRVLSPLVLHIDQFQDKDISMGVDGKLLDLATIQRRNYNLNVNETFVGISIPYGAEGGYLKSHVLNNQYNRMYAIDLYLEHQWADDQWEVTQHRSFKPVRTPFIAETPFVINNTIPEEKVFTVTLGVFNPDVELKNLTINGVPLTLPEAINQGIVVTEVQHPNGTKSIVLKVPFTHPLIPQKYIGAGVREFTLNINYTLNIVPENEPYFFPATIVCQVKDVVLPDVNGFCTENSLVFDVSRGNMDYLWVMYVGKHQLTSELAARRGYIVTNQTKFIVEVPLFSVGCIYEDISLRGLFVRVELTFRIVGTLEAVLSLVQRCQFATKQLLVCMPGGVMTVVAVTMEPIPVVEPSKTTLLDKTCKPKESDSTRALFTFSVNTCGTRSQIVGNYLIYENEVVYTRALFPPNAPVITRDSEYRLTVRCRYPLNDTLELVAERKAAPAPYSVKGLGSLQFHPYSQGDRGSRPLRDVLNLKARIARDVSYSQFYSAFPVSQSMLEPLFLEVELLHPQNLADQLILQDCWATESPELDASPQWDLVTDSCLASGDSYKTRFHPVSASALTKSPHHLKRLEVQARPAEDQALWKQVYLHCLAVVCDSEKEGACNKTCVAGEKRSARSTELADSVKGYISAGPVQIVPEGGVDRVKAAGS, encoded by the exons ATGGGTCGCATGGATTTTAAACTCCTTTTAGG AGTTGCGTTGATGTGTGTACTGCTGCCTTTGGATGTGATGGCTCAAGCGCCGCCAG GAACCTTTGTTAATGAGTGTCGGGACCGACACTTCTGGATGAAGACTGAAAGAAGCTTCTTAGTTGGAGGAAACTTCCGCTTTGACATCCTTG CTAACGACGGCATTCACTCTCTGGATGACAGATACGCAGCGTCCTGTGGGTTTACCTACAGCTTTAATATCCTCGGTGATCTGATATTCCGCGCTTCTTTCCTTGCATGTCACGTCTCCAGCAAG AATGACGCAGAGTTTAGCTTGATGTTCCGCTTGGCTCGCATCGACCAGTTCGGCAGAGAGACCTACTACCCGTTCTCTATGAGCTGCAGTACGACCAAGCCGTGGAACCCCCGCGAAATCGTCTGTGAGGAGAACTACATGGAG ATATCTGTCAGGAGAAATGTACCAGAGATTGCCCAGGAAGGACTGGATACTGAAGACTGGCCAGCTGCTGTCCCTGCA GCCCTGGAAGCATTAATGTCAGTTTGGAAGGTTGTGTTCCACAAGACTGGCCAGCCAGCAAATTCCATGGATGCCTCCCTGGCCCAGTCTCTGGGCTACAGCATCAACTCCACCTCCACTAGGATCCTCTTCCGCTCCCCATTTAACATGCCTGAATCTGAGCTGCTAATG GTTAATGGAATCCAAGTGGAAGCAATCCGAGCAACTGTCTTCTACAAGCAGAGGTGGATGGTGCTGTTGGTGGACACTTCTGCTGCCTGTACCAAGA ATAATGGCACTTTTGATGGGATGAACTTGGCCTGGGTTTCCCCCAGAGTGCTCTCTCCACTGGTCCTGCATATTGACCAGTTCCAGGACAAGGATATCTCCATGGGCGTGGATGGGAAGCTGCTCGACCTCGCCACTATCCAAAGAAGGAACTATAACCTTAATGTCAATGAGACCTTTGTAGGAATCTCCATTCCTTATGGTGCAGAGGGTGGCTACCTGAAG AGTCATGTCCTAAATAACCAGTACAACCGCATGTATGCCATTGACCTGTACCTTGAGCACCAGTGGGCAGATGACCAGTGGGAAGTGACCCAGCACCGCTCCTTCAAGCCAGTCCGCACCCCCTTTATTGCTGAAACCCCCTTTGTCATCAACA ATACCATTCCAGAAGAAAAGGTCTTCACAGTGACCCTTGGCGTCTTCAACCCTGACGTTGAGCTGAAGAACCTGACTATCAATGGGGTTCCTCTGACCCTTCCTGAGGCCATCAACCAAGGCATTGTGGTCACTGAGGTCCAGCACCCCAATGGCACCAAGTCTATTGTCCTGAAGGTCCCCTTCACCCACCCACTCATCCCACAGAAG TACATTGGCGCTGGGGTCCGGGAGTTCACCTTGAATATTAACTACACCTTGAACATCGTTCCTGAGAACGAGCCTTATTTCTTCCCGGCAACCATCGTGTGTCAGGTTAAGGATGTGG TACTTCCTGATGTCAATGGCTTTTGTACTGAGAACAGCCTAGTATTTGATGTGAGCCGCGGGAACATGGACTACCTCTGGGTCATGTACGTTGGGAAGCACCAGCTAACCTCAGAGCTGGCTGCTCGCCGAGGCTACATAGTTACCAACCAGACCAAGTTTATTGTAGAGGTGCCGCTCTTCAGTGTTGGCTGCATCTATGAG GATATCTCTCTCCGAGGCCTCTTTGTTCGTGTAGAACTGACCTTCAGGATTGTTGGGACACTAGAGGCAGTGCTGTCATTGGTACAGCGCTGTCAATTTGCTACCAAGCAGCTGCTGG TGTGCATGCCTGGTGGTGTGATGACAGTGGTGGCTGTGACTATGGAGCCCATACCAGTAGTGGAACCCAGTAAGACAACCCTGCTGGACAAGACCTGCAAACCCAAAGAGTCTGACTCGACCAGGGCTCTCTTCACCTTCAGTGTGAACACCTGTGGGACTAGGAGCCAG ATTGTGGGCAACTACCTGATCTATGAGAATGAGGTGGTGTATACCAGAGCACTGTTCCCACCCAATGCTCCAGTCATCACCAGGGACTCTGAATACAG GCTGACCGTTCGTTGCCGCTACCCCCTCAATGACACGTTGGAGCTGGTAGCTGAAAGGAAGGCTGCCCCTGCCCCCTACTCTGTCAAAGGGTTAGGATCCCTGCAGTTCCATCCTTACAGCCAAGGGGATAGAG gcaGCAGGCCATTGAGAGATGTCCTGAATCTGAAGGCCCGTATAGCAAGAG ATGTGTCCTACTCCCAGTTCTACTCTGCGTTCCCTGTGTCCCAGTCTATGCTGGAGCCACTGTTCCTAGAGGTTGAGCTCCTGCACCCCCAGAACCTGGCCGACCAGCTCATTCTGCAGGACTGCTGGGCCACTGAGAGCCCTGAACTGGATGCCAGCCCTCAATGGGACCTGGTCACTGACAG ctgcCTGGCCAGTGGAGACTCCTACAAGACCCGGTTCCACCCAGTGTCCGCCAGCGCTCTCACCAAGAGCCCCCACCACCTGAAGAGGCTTGAGGTCCAGGCTCGGCCTGCTGAAGACCAAGCCCTCTGGAAACAG GTGTATTTGCATTGTCTAGCTGTGGTTTGTGATTCTGAGAAGGAGGGTGCCTGCAATAAAACCTGCGTCGCTGGAGAGAAGAGATCGG CCCGCAGCACTGAGCTGGCAGACTCTGTCAAAGGCTACATTTCTGCTGGACCGGTTCAAATTGTACCAGAGGGGGGTGTTGACCGTGTCAAAGCAGCAG GGTCCTAA